GCCCTGCACGATGAAATCGGCCGGCGGCTCGCCGGGGCCCGCGACCTTCGGCCGGATGCCCGCATACGCCGGCTGCAGCGCGCCATCCGGCAAGCCCGGCCAGAAGGCGCGGATCGACGCGTAGAACGCGGTCGCACGCGCCGGGTCGACTTCATAGCGCAGCGCATCGCACCATTCGACGTCCGGGCCGAAACGCGCCTGCCCGCCGAGATCGAGCGTCAGGTGCACGCCGAGCCCCGCGCGGTCGGGCATCGGGTAGATC
The Dyadobacter sp. UC 10 genome window above contains:
- a CDS encoding FAD-dependent oxidoreductase — protein: IYPMPDRAGLGVHLTLDLGGQARFGPDVEWCDALRYEVDPARATAFYASIRAFWPGLPDGALQPAYAGIRPKVAGPGEPPADFIVQGAAQHGVRGLVNLFGIESPGLTASLALAHLTREYPNKLTHSLAGPHDVQGPRALHPIFYGSYDWHSCVHGYWLVLRVLERYPALPEA